GGAAAGAGTTTACGTGGATTTCAATCAATGCCATTTCCAAGTGATCAATACTTCCAGTATTCGCGAAATAGCCTAATACATGATGAAATGCGGTTTGATAGAAGAGCTCTGTTCAGAGAACATCATAATCTCCTAAATAATTTGAACGATCAACAACGCCAAGTATATAATACGATTATGGCTGTTGTCGATTCGAAGACGGGAGGGATTTTCTTTGTATATGGATATGGAGGTACTGGAAAAACATTTATTTGGAAAACTCTGTCTGCATGCTTGAGATCAAATGGAGAAACTGTTTTGAATGTGGCATCCAGTGGTATAGCATCTCTTCTGCTCCCTGGTGGAAGAACTGCTCATTCTCGCTTTTCAATTCCATTTAATCCTACTGAGGAATCAACATGTAATATCAAGCAAGGAAGTCCTCTTGCTGAACTTATAGTAAAATCGAAACTTATCATTTGGGATGAGGCTCCAATGACACACAAGTTTTGTTTTGAAGCTCTGGATAAAAGTATGAGAGATATAATGAGATTCGTCAATCCTTCAAGTTTTCATATGCCTTTTGGAGGAAAAACAGTTGTTTTCGGCGGTGATTTTCGACAAATATTGCCTGTTATTCCAAAAGGTAGTAGACAGGATATTGTTCTTGCCACTATTAATTCATCGTACCTTTGGAGACATTGCAAAGTTTTGAGATTGACGAAAAACATGAGACTGCGGAATTTGGGTTCTGATCAAGAATATGCTGAATTGAAAAAATTTTCGGATTGGATTGCTAATTTAGGGGATGGAAAAATAGGAGAAGAAAATGATGGTTATGCAACAATTGATATTCCTAACGAACTTTTGCTGAAAGATTACGATGATCCTATTGCAACAATTGTTGAGAGCACATATCCGTTGTTTGGAAATGCTGTCAGTGATACAAC
This region of Primulina eburnea isolate SZY01 chromosome 14, ASM2296580v1, whole genome shotgun sequence genomic DNA includes:
- the LOC140811277 gene encoding uncharacterized protein gives rise to the protein MVQGRDPELELTEDQIKSQALVEIEKLLRSYGKSLRGFQSMPFPSDQYFQYSRNSLIHDEMRFDRRALFREHHNLLNNLNDQQRQVYNTIMAVVDSKTGGIFFVYGYGGTGKTFIWKTLSACLRSNGETVLNVASSGIASLLLPGGRTAHSRFSIPFNPTEESTCNIKQGSPLAELIVKSKLIIWDEAPMTHKFCFEALDKSMRDIMRFVNPSSFHMPFGGKTVVFGGDFRQILPVIPKGSRQDIVLATINSSYLWRHCKVLRLTKNMRLRNLGSDQEYAELKKFSDWIANLGDGKIGEENDGYATIDIPNELLLKDYDDPIATIVESTYPLFGNAVSDTTYLQERAILAPTLDVVQSVNEYTISMNHLDGKLYLSSDTTCHSDKNTDLLNDVHTPEFLNAIKCSGIPNHELNLKVGTPVMLLRNIDHSLGLCNGTRLILTRLGNHVLEGKILTGTNAGHKVIIPRLSLTPSDTRLPFKFQRRQFPLIVSYAMTINKSQGQSLSHVGLLLKKPVFSHGQLYVAVFRVTNPKGLKILICDSDSSKKNSTTNVVFKEIFQNM